From Caulobacter segnis, a single genomic window includes:
- a CDS encoding proton-translocating transhydrogenase family protein, translated as MEAVDPTVFRLAIFVLAIFVGYYVVWSVTPALHTPLMAVTNAISSVIIVGALLAAAAHGASGEAVAGSTWISKGAGAIAAAFAAVNIFGGFLVTQRMLAMYKKKSK; from the coding sequence ATGGAAGCCGTCGACCCCACCGTGTTCCGTCTGGCGATCTTCGTGCTCGCCATCTTCGTCGGCTACTATGTCGTCTGGAGCGTGACGCCCGCGCTGCACACGCCGCTGATGGCCGTGACCAACGCCATTTCCTCCGTGATCATCGTCGGCGCCCTGCTCGCGGCCGCCGCCCACGGCGCCTCGGGCGAAGCCGTCGCCGGCTCGACCTGGATCTCCAAGGGGGCCGGCGCGATCGCCGCGGCCTTCGCGGCGGTCAACATCTTCGGGGGCTTCCTTGTCACCCAGCGCATGCTGGCGATGTACAAGAAGAAGTCGAAGTAA
- a CDS encoding DUF1192 domain-containing protein, translated as MFEEPAEPRAFSGRALNETTHEDLEAYGVAELEDRIAALQAEIERTKAQLTKKKAGRDAANALFGRLD; from the coding sequence ATGTTCGAAGAGCCTGCGGAACCCCGCGCCTTCAGCGGACGCGCCTTGAACGAGACAACCCACGAGGACCTGGAAGCCTACGGCGTCGCGGAACTGGAGGACCGGATCGCGGCCCTGCAGGCGGAAATCGAACGCACCAAGGCCCAGCTGACCAAGAAGAAGGCCGGTCGCGACGCGGCCAATGCGTTGTTTGGTCGCCTGGACTAA
- a CDS encoding ABC transporter permease: MSRLLKIARREYLAYVRTVGFWLSIVALPLVIGVTASAPLMMMKSAKPERLAIVDLTGQTFGPAVAKALVEDQSRANARALRAAALSAAGPQAQEAVRKAQEWGGDAAGRAALARYNPSAAARFKTPPAKAIVLPAPAEALAAATPREAGVIARREVADKRLDSVLILGGRDDAIVMDLWSRNLGAPVLENDLKTTVGEIMRERALARAGVSARTLKAADGLRPAFNSLSPRAASGEKVSLRDRLPAIVGFAAGMLLWSMILTGASILLNSVIEEKSSKILEVLLSSASVTEILGGKVLGVAGLTLTVLSIWALGGWVALINFAPGLAGDILAVLLGKGLVFYFGAYLVVGYLMYAALFAGVGAFCESQRDAQTLLGPIMMVMTIPVVFMSQAIRAPDAPILAALSWIPPFTPFLMPVRIAGDPPLVQVLGTTVLMIVTLVAIMIFSTRAFHVGALSTGKVDLKGLIGRIVRKPAG, encoded by the coding sequence ATGAGCCGCCTCTTGAAGATCGCCCGCCGGGAGTACCTGGCCTATGTCCGCACGGTCGGCTTCTGGCTGTCGATCGTGGCGCTGCCGCTGGTGATCGGCGTCACCGCCTCGGCCCCGCTGATGATGATGAAGTCGGCCAAGCCCGAGCGGCTGGCCATCGTCGACCTGACCGGCCAGACCTTCGGGCCCGCCGTCGCCAAGGCCCTGGTCGAGGACCAGAGCCGCGCCAACGCCCGCGCCCTGCGCGCCGCCGCCCTGTCCGCCGCTGGGCCCCAGGCGCAGGAAGCGGTCCGCAAGGCCCAGGAGTGGGGCGGCGACGCGGCCGGCCGCGCGGCGCTGGCCCGCTATAATCCTTCCGCCGCCGCCCGTTTCAAGACGCCGCCGGCCAAGGCCATCGTCCTGCCCGCGCCCGCCGAGGCGCTGGCCGCCGCCACCCCGCGCGAGGCCGGCGTGATCGCCCGGCGCGAGGTCGCCGACAAGCGGCTCGATTCGGTGCTGATCCTCGGCGGCCGCGACGACGCCATCGTCATGGACCTGTGGAGCCGCAATCTCGGCGCGCCGGTGCTGGAGAACGACCTGAAGACCACCGTGGGCGAGATCATGCGCGAGCGCGCCCTGGCCCGCGCCGGCGTCTCGGCGCGCACCCTGAAGGCGGCCGACGGCCTCAGGCCCGCCTTCAACAGCCTGTCGCCCAGGGCCGCCTCGGGCGAGAAGGTGTCCCTTCGCGACCGCCTGCCGGCCATCGTCGGCTTCGCGGCCGGGATGCTGCTGTGGTCGATGATCCTGACCGGGGCCAGCATCCTGCTGAACAGCGTGATCGAGGAGAAGTCGAGCAAGATCCTCGAGGTGCTGCTGTCCTCGGCGTCGGTCACCGAGATCCTGGGCGGCAAGGTCCTGGGCGTGGCCGGCCTGACCCTGACCGTCCTGAGCATCTGGGCCCTGGGCGGCTGGGTCGCCCTGATCAACTTCGCCCCGGGCCTGGCCGGTGACATCCTGGCCGTGCTGCTGGGCAAGGGTCTGGTGTTCTATTTCGGCGCCTATCTGGTCGTCGGCTACCTGATGTACGCGGCGCTGTTCGCCGGGGTCGGGGCGTTCTGCGAGAGCCAGCGCGACGCCCAGACCCTGCTGGGGCCGATTATGATGGTGATGACCATCCCGGTGGTGTTCATGAGCCAGGCGATCCGCGCGCCCGACGCGCCGATCCTGGCCGCCCTGTCGTGGATCCCGCCGTTCACGCCGTTCCTGATGCCGGTGCGCATCGCCGGCGATCCGCCGCTGGTCCAGGTGCTGGGCACGACCGTGCTGATGATCGTGACCCTGGTCGCGATCATGATCTTCTCGACGCGCGCCTTCCACGTGGGGGCGCTGTCGACGGGGAAGGTGGACCTGAAGGGGCTGATCGGCCGGATCGTTCGCAAGCCAGCGGGGTAG
- a CDS encoding NAD(P)H-quinone oxidoreductase has product MTQTMTAIAIEGRKGPAEALQAVQLERPTPGPGQVLIKVAAAGVNRPDLLQRLGFYPPPPGAPTTLGLEIAGEVVDGAGRWKAGDKVCALLGGGGYAEYAVVDARHALPIPSGLDPVHAAALPETVFTVFANVFEHGALKAGETLLVHGGTSGIGTTAIAMAKAAGAKVIATGRGSDKKAKALELGADIAVDTKAEDFAEVVKAAGGADVILDMVGASYFEKNLDALNTGGRIVYIASLGGAVLEVPVMKVMQKRAVITGSTLRPRSADEKARLAAEVERVAWPWVAAGKLKPIVDATFPLADAAKAHAHLEAGEHVGKVVLVV; this is encoded by the coding sequence ATGACCCAGACGATGACGGCGATCGCGATCGAAGGCCGCAAGGGACCCGCCGAGGCCCTCCAGGCGGTCCAGCTGGAGCGTCCCACGCCGGGACCGGGACAGGTCCTGATCAAGGTCGCCGCCGCCGGGGTGAACCGTCCGGATCTGTTGCAGCGCCTGGGCTTCTATCCGCCGCCGCCCGGCGCGCCCACCACCCTGGGGCTGGAGATCGCGGGCGAGGTCGTGGACGGCGCGGGGCGCTGGAAGGCCGGCGACAAGGTCTGCGCACTGCTGGGCGGCGGGGGCTACGCCGAATACGCGGTGGTCGACGCCCGCCATGCGCTGCCGATCCCGAGCGGCCTGGATCCGGTCCATGCCGCGGCCCTGCCCGAGACCGTCTTCACCGTCTTCGCCAACGTGTTCGAGCACGGCGCGCTGAAGGCGGGCGAGACCCTGCTGGTTCATGGTGGGACGTCCGGAATTGGAACAACCGCGATCGCCATGGCCAAGGCGGCGGGCGCCAAGGTCATCGCCACGGGGCGTGGGTCGGACAAGAAGGCCAAGGCGCTCGAGCTGGGCGCCGACATCGCCGTCGATACGAAGGCCGAGGACTTCGCCGAGGTGGTCAAGGCGGCCGGCGGGGCCGACGTGATCCTCGACATGGTCGGGGCCAGCTATTTCGAGAAGAACCTCGACGCCCTGAACACCGGCGGCCGCATCGTCTACATCGCCAGTCTGGGCGGGGCGGTGCTGGAGGTCCCGGTGATGAAGGTCATGCAGAAGCGCGCGGTGATCACCGGCTCGACCCTGCGCCCCCGCTCGGCCGACGAGAAGGCCCGCCTGGCCGCCGAGGTCGAGCGCGTGGCCTGGCCCTGGGTGGCGGCCGGCAAGCTGAAGCCGATCGTCGACGCGACCTTCCCCTTGGCCGACGCCGCCAAGGCCCACGCGCACCTCGAGGCCGGGGAGCACGTGGGCAAGGTGGTGCTGGTGGTCTAG
- a CDS encoding NAD(P)(+) transhydrogenase (Re/Si-specific) subunit beta — MNANLAAILYIVSGVLFILALRGLSSPVTSQTGNRNGMIGMAIAVGTTLATLWSQGALDVVTLGLILGGVAVGGAVGAIIARKVAMTSMPQLVAAFHSLVGMAACLVAVAAIYTPAAYGIVGENGHIHLNSLIELSLGLAIGAITFTGSVIAFAKLNGNMGGAPILLPARHLLNILIAAAIVALVVVLVISGGAAIWAFWGIFALSLLIGVTLIIPIGGADMPVVVSMLNSYSGWAAAALGFTLENTTLIITGALVGSSGAILSYIMCKGMNRSFVSVILGGFGADAAAAGTGGKVETRPVKQGSADDAAFIMKNASKVIIVPGYGMAVSQAQHALREMADKLKEEGVEVKYAIHPVAGRMPGHMNVLLAEANVPYDEVFELEDINSEFSTADVAFVIGANDVTNPAAKTDPTSAIFGMPILDVEKARTVLFVKRGMSSGYAGVENELFFRDNTMMLFGDAKKMVEGIVKSL; from the coding sequence ATGAACGCCAATCTCGCCGCCATCCTCTACATCGTCTCGGGGGTGCTGTTCATCCTCGCGCTGCGGGGTCTTTCCAGTCCCGTGACCAGCCAGACGGGCAACCGTAACGGCATGATCGGCATGGCCATCGCCGTCGGCACCACCCTGGCCACCCTGTGGAGCCAGGGCGCGCTGGACGTCGTGACCCTGGGCCTGATCCTGGGCGGCGTCGCCGTCGGGGGCGCGGTCGGGGCGATCATCGCCCGCAAGGTCGCCATGACCTCGATGCCGCAACTGGTCGCCGCCTTCCACTCGCTGGTCGGCATGGCCGCCTGCCTGGTGGCCGTGGCCGCCATCTACACGCCCGCCGCCTACGGCATCGTCGGCGAGAATGGCCATATCCATCTCAACAGCCTGATCGAGCTGTCGCTGGGCCTGGCCATCGGCGCCATCACCTTCACCGGCTCGGTCATCGCCTTCGCCAAGCTGAACGGCAACATGGGCGGCGCGCCGATCCTGCTGCCGGCCCGCCACCTGCTGAACATCCTGATCGCGGCCGCCATCGTGGCCCTGGTCGTGGTGCTGGTGATCTCGGGCGGCGCGGCCATCTGGGCCTTCTGGGGCATCTTCGCCCTCAGCCTGCTGATCGGCGTCACCCTGATCATCCCGATCGGCGGCGCGGACATGCCCGTCGTGGTGTCGATGCTGAACAGCTATTCCGGCTGGGCGGCGGCGGCCCTGGGCTTCACGCTGGAAAACACCACCCTGATCATCACCGGCGCCCTGGTCGGCTCGTCGGGCGCGATCCTGTCCTACATCATGTGCAAGGGCATGAACCGCTCGTTCGTCTCGGTGATCCTGGGCGGCTTCGGCGCCGACGCCGCGGCGGCCGGCACCGGCGGCAAGGTCGAGACCCGTCCCGTCAAGCAGGGCAGCGCCGACGACGCGGCCTTCATCATGAAGAACGCCAGCAAGGTGATCATCGTCCCGGGCTACGGCATGGCCGTCTCCCAGGCCCAGCACGCCCTGCGCGAAATGGCCGACAAGCTGAAGGAAGAGGGCGTCGAGGTGAAGTACGCCATCCACCCCGTCGCCGGCCGGATGCCGGGTCACATGAACGTGCTGCTGGCCGAGGCCAACGTCCCCTATGACGAGGTCTTCGAGCTGGAGGACATCAACAGCGAGTTCTCGACGGCCGACGTGGCCTTCGTGATCGGCGCCAACGACGTCACCAACCCGGCCGCCAAGACCGACCCGACCAGCGCCATCTTCGGCATGCCGATCCTGGACGTCGAAAAGGCCCGCACGGTTCTGTTCGTCAAGCGCGGCATGTCCTCGGGCTATGCCGGCGTCGAGAACGAGCTGTTCTTCCGCGACAACACGATGATGCTGTTCGGCGACGCCAAGAAGATGGTCGAAGGCATCGTGAAAAGCCTGTAG
- a CDS encoding COQ9 family protein, which produces MSQTARTSDESSTQASGPRGSSWADDAEQRVLDEAVRLAPKAGWNAGLVSRALAAAGFSEAEGQLLLPEGARDLAALLSRRHDAAALQRLKAFDVAALKIRQRIREGVVARLDAAQQHADVLRPLAAFLAFPTNLALALRLTWDSADVIWRWAGDTATDENHYSKRAILSGILVSTLAVDLASGRDSALSHLDARIDNVMAFEKWKAGLKPMDLAGEVVGALARMRYGK; this is translated from the coding sequence ATGAGCCAGACCGCCCGTACATCCGACGAGAGCTCCACTCAAGCTTCGGGCCCGCGAGGGTCAAGCTGGGCCGACGACGCCGAACAGCGCGTCCTGGACGAGGCCGTGCGCCTCGCGCCCAAGGCCGGCTGGAACGCCGGACTCGTCTCACGCGCCCTGGCCGCGGCGGGTTTCAGCGAGGCCGAGGGCCAGCTGCTGCTGCCGGAAGGGGCCCGCGACCTGGCCGCCCTGCTGTCGCGACGCCATGACGCGGCCGCGCTCCAGCGCCTGAAGGCTTTCGATGTCGCGGCCCTAAAGATTCGCCAGCGGATTCGCGAAGGGGTGGTCGCGCGCCTCGATGCGGCCCAGCAGCACGCCGATGTCCTGCGCCCGCTGGCCGCCTTCCTGGCCTTTCCGACCAATCTGGCCCTGGCCCTGCGGCTGACCTGGGACTCGGCCGACGTGATCTGGCGGTGGGCGGGCGACACGGCGACCGACGAGAACCACTATTCCAAGCGGGCGATCCTGTCGGGGATCCTGGTCTCGACCCTGGCCGTCGACCTGGCCTCGGGCCGCGACTCGGCGCTCTCGCACCTGGACGCGCGCATCGACAACGTCATGGCTTTCGAGAAATGGAAGGCGGGCCTCAAGCCCATGGACCTGGCCGGCGAGGTTGTCGGGGCCCTGGCGCGGATGCGGTACGGGAAGTGA
- the rcdA gene encoding protease adaptor protein RcdA → MTEVNAFADTPWRAGVIQDFARSELFDRTFEEGMQLVEETAAYLDGAGRHDSKVLSRNAALGYATESMRLTTRLMQVASWLLVQRAVREGEMPPEAACAESYRLGEEAAGQPPAIEELPFGLTNLLTRSERLYERVRHLDRRMYVESPNEEAPRPVQAHFDRLAAAFGG, encoded by the coding sequence ATGACCGAAGTGAACGCGTTCGCGGACACGCCTTGGCGCGCCGGAGTGATCCAGGATTTCGCGCGATCGGAACTGTTCGACCGGACCTTCGAGGAAGGCATGCAGCTGGTCGAGGAGACCGCCGCCTATCTGGACGGGGCGGGCCGCCACGACAGCAAGGTGCTCTCCCGCAACGCCGCCCTGGGCTACGCCACCGAGAGCATGCGCCTGACCACCCGCCTGATGCAGGTGGCCTCGTGGCTGCTGGTCCAGCGCGCGGTGCGCGAGGGCGAGATGCCGCCGGAAGCCGCCTGCGCCGAATCGTATCGCCTGGGCGAGGAGGCCGCCGGCCAGCCGCCGGCCATAGAGGAACTGCCCTTCGGCCTGACGAACCTGCTGACGCGCAGCGAGCGCCTGTACGAGCGCGTCCGCCACCTGGATCGCCGCATGTACGTCGAATCGCCGAACGAAGAGGCCCCGCGCCCGGTGCAGGCCCACTTCGACCGCCTGGCCGCCGCGTTCGGGGGGTGA
- a CDS encoding M23 family metallopeptidase, with translation MISKTLALPPQHLRIAFFSMLGVAAVAGTLNGAVALGGWAARTAPVAEPAPVVVPIQPKAEEAEPAPPPAFQFDAPLPGRVVNSPFGLRQLPWEENGRLHEGVDIAAPSGALVKAAADGVVKATGTSPTYGRYVQVMHKGGLTTLYAHLAKPAKGVKRGTYLHRGDTVAFVGNSGRSTGSHLHFEIRKGDKALNPTFFLGRSFAEASDLPLKAAGRVSRKVHLATVSKWPDGVKKGSATSGRVQMARLKNGRVRASIPVASTPVATVPAPAAQPVAAANGLAT, from the coding sequence TTGATTTCCAAGACCCTGGCGCTTCCGCCTCAGCACCTGCGTATCGCCTTCTTCTCCATGCTGGGGGTCGCGGCCGTGGCCGGAACGCTCAACGGCGCCGTCGCCCTGGGCGGATGGGCGGCCCGGACCGCGCCCGTCGCCGAGCCGGCTCCGGTCGTTGTTCCGATCCAGCCGAAGGCCGAAGAGGCAGAGCCCGCGCCGCCGCCCGCCTTCCAGTTCGACGCGCCGCTGCCGGGACGGGTTGTCAACTCGCCGTTCGGCCTGCGCCAGCTACCTTGGGAGGAGAACGGCCGTCTGCACGAAGGCGTCGACATCGCCGCCCCCAGCGGCGCGCTGGTCAAGGCCGCCGCCGACGGCGTGGTCAAGGCCACCGGGACCAGCCCGACCTACGGCCGCTATGTCCAGGTCATGCACAAGGGCGGCCTGACGACCCTCTACGCCCACCTGGCCAAGCCGGCCAAGGGCGTCAAGCGCGGGACCTACCTGCATCGCGGCGACACGGTCGCCTTCGTCGGCAATTCGGGCCGCTCGACCGGCTCGCACCTGCACTTCGAGATCCGCAAGGGCGACAAGGCCCTGAACCCGACCTTCTTCCTGGGCCGCAGCTTCGCCGAGGCCTCGGATTTGCCGCTGAAGGCCGCCGGCCGCGTCTCGCGCAAGGTCCACCTGGCCACGGTGTCCAAGTGGCCGGACGGCGTGAAGAAGGGGAGCGCGACCTCGGGCCGCGTCCAGATGGCCCGCCTGAAGAACGGCCGCGTCCGCGCCAGCATCCCCGTCGCCTCCACGCCGGTGGCCACGGTTCCGGCGCCGGCCGCGCAACCGGTGGCCGCCGCCAACGGTTTGGCGACTTAA
- a CDS encoding alpha/beta fold hydrolase encodes MIQLIGRGVAGLALLLVSYIAVGGLMSATGAPKPRGQMVEIEPGRKLRLVCEGPRSDRPVIWLEAGAFGLAADWGGTQEALTAAGWRSCAYDRAGMGYSPKGPSPRDGIAIVTDFEKLVAASGEPGPYILVGHSMAGLRLREYAGRNPDKVAGIVLVDAATPEAAQNPQMQGFIKTFASVSKWAARGASIGLYKPLVHTRFGDKIDLPPAAKAEKGWAFANGRHNRTAAEEVGLWKQASDQAAAQPDFDPKWPVAVVTAGPVAGRELRKEMQAAPARRSQHGLVDHVEAATHTLLIGRRFADHIVRAVAFVADAYKKG; translated from the coding sequence ATGATCCAGCTTATCGGTCGCGGCGTCGCGGGCTTGGCCCTGCTTCTGGTTTCCTACATCGCCGTCGGCGGGCTGATGAGCGCCACAGGGGCGCCCAAGCCCCGGGGCCAGATGGTCGAGATCGAGCCGGGGCGGAAGCTGCGGCTAGTCTGCGAAGGGCCCCGCAGCGACCGGCCGGTGATCTGGCTGGAAGCCGGCGCCTTCGGCCTCGCCGCCGACTGGGGCGGAACCCAGGAAGCCCTGACCGCCGCCGGCTGGCGCTCGTGCGCCTATGATCGGGCCGGCATGGGCTACTCGCCCAAGGGTCCCAGCCCGCGCGACGGCATCGCCATCGTCACCGACTTCGAGAAGCTGGTCGCCGCCTCGGGCGAGCCGGGTCCTTACATCCTGGTCGGCCACTCGATGGCCGGCCTGCGGCTGCGCGAATACGCCGGGCGCAATCCGGACAAGGTGGCCGGGATCGTCCTGGTCGACGCCGCCACGCCCGAGGCCGCCCAGAACCCGCAGATGCAGGGCTTCATCAAGACCTTCGCCTCGGTCTCGAAATGGGCCGCGCGCGGGGCTTCGATCGGCCTCTACAAGCCGCTGGTCCACACGCGGTTTGGCGACAAGATCGACCTGCCGCCGGCCGCCAAGGCCGAGAAGGGCTGGGCCTTCGCCAACGGCCGCCACAACCGCACGGCGGCCGAGGAGGTCGGGCTGTGGAAACAGGCCTCGGACCAGGCCGCCGCCCAGCCGGATTTCGATCCGAAGTGGCCGGTGGCCGTGGTCACGGCCGGGCCGGTGGCCGGTCGCGAGCTGCGCAAGGAAATGCAGGCCGCCCCGGCGCGCCGGTCCCAGCACGGCCTGGTCGACCATGTCGAGGCCGCGACCCACACCCTGCTGATCGGCCGCCGCTTCGCCGACCACATCGTCCGCGCCGTCGCCTTCGTGGCCGACGCGTACAAGAAGGGCTGA
- a CDS encoding IS630 family transposase (programmed frameshift): MGKSYSGDLRDRIIGYVSAGGSRRGAAKHFGVSNSCAVKLLARVEQTGSCAPARQGRPPGDGKLAAHRSFLIEQVEAKPDITLPQLAALLEAQRGVSADPSSLSRALRARLGSHIKKALMASERAREAVRERRREWIEHRQPVMRQQPARLVFIDETAVTTKMTRLRGRSLRGKRLAADAPFGHWRTQTFIAGLRCAQLTAPWVLDGPMNRDAFDAYVETQLAPTLSPGDVVVLDNLAAHKGPRAVQALKARGAWFLFLPPYSPDLNPIEMAFSKLKAHLRGACARTFDDLWRAVGDICSLYEPQECWNYFKAAGYASH, translated from the exons ATGGGCAAGAGCTATTCGGGTGATCTTCGAGATCGGATCATTGGCTACGTCAGCGCCGGTGGATCACGTCGTGGTGCGGCCAAGCACTTTGGGGTCAGCAACAGTTGCGCGGTGAAGCTGCTGGCGCGGGTGGAGCAGACGGGCTCTTGTGCGCCAGCGCGCCAGGGACGGCCGCCGGGAGACGGCAAGCTGGCGGCGCATCGGTCGTTCCTGATCGAACAGGTCGAAGCCAAGCCGGATATCACCCTGCCGCAACTGGCGGCCTTGCTGGAGGCGCAACGCGGGGTGAGCGCGGATCCCAGTTCGCTGTCGCGGGCGCTTCGCGC GCGGCTGGGTTCACATATAAAAAAAGCCCTGATGGCCTCGGAGCGCGCACGCGAAGCGGTGCGTGAACGGCGCAGGGAGTGGATCGAGCACCGCCAGCCCGTCATGCGCCAGCAGCCGGCGCGGCTGGTGTTCATTGACGAGACGGCGGTCACCACCAAGATGACCCGGCTGCGCGGCCGCAGCCTGCGCGGTAAGCGCCTGGCGGCCGATGCGCCCTTCGGCCACTGGAGAACCCAGACCTTCATCGCTGGCCTGCGATGCGCGCAGCTGACCGCGCCCTGGGTGCTCGATGGCCCGATGAACCGCGACGCCTTCGACGCCTATGTCGAGACCCAGCTAGCGCCGACGCTCAGCCCCGGTGACGTCGTGGTTCTCGACAACCTCGCCGCCCACAAGGGACCAAGAGCCGTCCAGGCCCTCAAGGCGCGGGGAGCCTGGTTCCTGTTCCTCCCGCCCTACTCGCCCGACCTCAACCCGATCGAGATGGCCTTCTCAAAGCTAAAAGCCCATCTGCGCGGCGCCTGCGCTCGCACCTTCGACGACCTCTGGAGGGCCGTCGGCGACATCTGCAGCCTCTACGAGCCCCAAGAGTGCTGGAACTACTTCAAGGCCGCTGGCTATGCGTCACATTAA
- the rpsU gene encoding 30S ribosomal protein S21, translating into MVQIFVRDNNVDQALKALKKKMQREGSFREMKRHVHYEKPSEKRARQKAEAVRRARKLARKRAQREGLLPMPKKPAR; encoded by the coding sequence CTGGTCCAGATTTTCGTCCGCGACAACAACGTCGATCAGGCGCTGAAGGCCCTGAAGAAGAAGATGCAACGCGAAGGCTCGTTCCGCGAAATGAAGCGGCACGTGCACTATGAGAAGCCGTCGGAAAAGCGCGCGCGCCAAAAGGCCGAAGCCGTCCGTCGCGCCCGCAAGCTGGCCCGCAAGCGCGCCCAGCGCGAAGGCCTGCTGCCGATGCCGAAGAAGCCGGCCCGCTAG
- a CDS encoding UrcA family protein: MRKFIMSLTTVASLSLAAVPVLGLTQAANAAEGEHSVRVAYGDLNLANPGHAKIFKARIETAANAFCRTTLDAGDLRTTMRDCVNAVRREVDRQLPTAQHQALAMAAHSEATEMAAR; encoded by the coding sequence ATGCGCAAGTTCATCATGAGCCTGACTACCGTCGCCAGCCTGAGCCTGGCCGCCGTTCCGGTCCTGGGCCTGACCCAAGCCGCCAACGCCGCCGAAGGCGAGCACAGCGTCCGCGTCGCCTACGGCGATCTGAACCTGGCCAATCCCGGCCACGCCAAGATCTTCAAGGCCCGCATCGAGACCGCCGCGAACGCTTTCTGCCGCACGACCCTGGACGCCGGCGACCTGCGCACGACCATGCGCGATTGCGTCAACGCCGTCCGCCGCGAGGTCGACCGCCAGCTGCCGACCGCCCAGCACCAAGCCCTGGCCATGGCGGCCCACAGCGAAGCGACCGAAATGGCCGCCCGGTGA
- a CDS encoding ABC transporter ATP-binding protein — protein sequence MVSAVSLEGVSKTYDDFHAVRDVSFEVPAGRITGFLGPNGAGKTSTLRMILGLMPASAGRITVLGANDATRVRQRIGFLPEERGLYKRMTPVDAIAFFAGLKGVPEAEGRRRAKAMLEAQGLGPAAKKPIKDLSKGMAQKVQLLSALAHEPELVVLDEPFSGLDPVNQQSLEAMIREIAARGATVLFSTHVMQHAERLCDKVVLMAKGRKVFDGDVAAARCAAPRALVLEGDLSAADVAALPGLGAVTSEPSPDGGWRHVALLPADGGGHEALKAAFARDLALRRFELKEPSLHDAFIVLTGGQA from the coding sequence ATCGTCAGCGCGGTCAGCCTGGAGGGCGTCAGCAAGACCTACGACGACTTCCACGCCGTGCGGGACGTCAGCTTCGAGGTCCCCGCCGGCCGGATCACCGGCTTCCTGGGCCCCAACGGCGCGGGCAAGACCTCGACGCTGCGCATGATCCTGGGCCTGATGCCGGCGTCGGCGGGGCGGATCACTGTGCTGGGCGCGAACGACGCCACCCGGGTTCGCCAGCGGATCGGCTTCCTCCCCGAGGAGCGCGGCCTCTACAAGCGGATGACCCCGGTCGACGCCATCGCCTTCTTCGCGGGGCTGAAGGGCGTGCCCGAGGCCGAGGGCCGGCGGCGGGCCAAGGCGATGCTGGAGGCCCAGGGCCTGGGTCCCGCCGCCAAGAAGCCGATCAAGGATCTCTCCAAGGGCATGGCTCAGAAGGTCCAGCTGCTGTCGGCCCTGGCGCACGAGCCCGAGCTGGTGGTGCTGGACGAGCCGTTCTCGGGCCTCGACCCCGTCAACCAGCAGAGCCTGGAGGCGATGATCCGCGAGATCGCCGCGCGCGGGGCCACGGTGCTGTTCTCGACCCACGTGATGCAGCACGCCGAGCGCCTGTGCGACAAGGTCGTGCTGATGGCCAAGGGGCGAAAGGTGTTCGACGGCGACGTGGCCGCGGCCCGCTGCGCCGCGCCCCGGGCGCTGGTGCTGGAGGGCGACCTCTCGGCCGCCGACGTCGCGGCCTTGCCGGGCCTGGGGGCCGTGACGTCCGAGCCCTCGCCCGACGGCGGCTGGCGGCACGTCGCCCTTCTGCCGGCGGACGGCGGCGGCCATGAGGCTCTGAAGGCCGCCTTCGCCCGCGACCTGGCGCTGCGACGGTTCGAGCTGAAGGAGCCCAGTCTGCACGACGCCTTCATCGTCCTGACGGGAGGCCAGGCATGA